From a single Streptomyces misionensis genomic region:
- a CDS encoding DUF5709 domain-containing protein → MSDRTPMGDDAYQPTGTNEEQEDAAPLDPQDAIGGRSYDDMLDEGYSPPERPLGVTKRGTTAAEQREGETLDERLRQEVPDTDPPAGDDIGDLPGGEGEPVDPEAGDARAGRLLAPDEGAHSDTTKEEVAEDVGIDGGAAGAEEAAMHVVPDDTELPG, encoded by the coding sequence ATGAGCGACCGGACCCCGATGGGAGACGACGCCTACCAGCCCACCGGGACCAACGAGGAGCAGGAGGACGCGGCGCCCCTGGACCCGCAGGACGCGATCGGCGGGCGCTCGTACGACGACATGCTCGACGAGGGCTACTCTCCGCCCGAGCGCCCGCTGGGCGTCACCAAGCGCGGCACCACCGCCGCCGAGCAGCGCGAGGGCGAGACCCTGGACGAGCGGCTCCGTCAGGAGGTGCCCGACACGGACCCCCCGGCCGGGGACGACATCGGCGACCTGCCCGGCGGCGAGGGCGAACCGGTCGACCCGGAGGCGGGCGACGCCCGGGCCGGACGTCTGCTCGCGCCCGACGAGGGCGCGCACTCCGACACCACCAAGGAAGAGGTCGCCGAGGACGTCGGCATCGACGGCGGGGCGGCGGGCGCCGAGGAGGCCGCAATGCATGTCGTGCCCGACGACACCGAATTGCCGGGGTAG
- the cynR gene encoding transcriptional regulator CynR produces MALELRHLRYLLAVAEHGNFTRAAEDLHISQPTLSQQVRQLERTLGIQLLDRTGRTVRLTDAGEAYAHHARGALHQLAAAERAVHDVRDLSRGQLRLAVTPTFTAYLVGPLTAELHDRHPGITLTVRETTQDRIEAGLLADEFDLGIAFQGAHLPGITATALFTETLTLVTGTLHAATAEPAALPVRALADRRLALLSGDFATRGHIDAYLERHGVSPRIAVEANSIQALTEVVQRTSIATVLPDAITHDHPRLTPVPLDPALPTRTVTLLGRADAYRSAATRAFTRLTQELVRARGYAGAA; encoded by the coding sequence ATGGCCCTGGAACTGCGCCATCTGCGCTATCTGCTCGCCGTGGCCGAGCACGGCAACTTCACCCGCGCCGCCGAGGACCTGCACATCTCCCAGCCCACGCTGTCCCAGCAGGTCAGGCAGCTCGAACGGACCCTCGGCATCCAGTTGCTCGACCGCACCGGCCGTACCGTGCGGCTGACCGACGCGGGCGAGGCCTACGCCCATCACGCCCGCGGCGCGCTGCACCAGCTCGCCGCCGCCGAGCGCGCCGTCCACGACGTGCGGGACCTCTCACGCGGGCAGCTGCGGCTGGCGGTCACCCCGACCTTCACGGCCTATCTCGTCGGCCCGCTCACCGCCGAACTGCACGACCGCCACCCCGGCATCACCCTCACCGTGCGGGAGACGACCCAGGACCGCATCGAAGCCGGGCTGCTGGCCGACGAGTTCGACCTCGGCATCGCCTTCCAGGGCGCCCACCTGCCCGGCATCACCGCCACCGCCCTGTTCACCGAGACGCTCACCCTGGTCACCGGCACACTCCACGCCGCCACCGCCGAACCGGCCGCGCTGCCGGTACGCGCCCTCGCCGACCGGCGACTCGCCCTGCTCAGCGGGGACTTCGCCACCCGCGGCCACATCGACGCCTATCTGGAACGGCACGGCGTCAGCCCGCGCATCGCCGTCGAGGCCAACTCCATCCAGGCCCTGACCGAGGTCGTCCAGCGCACCTCCATCGCCACCGTCCTGCCGGACGCGATCACCCACGACCACCCGCGCCTCACGCCCGTGCCGCTCGACCCGGCCCTGCCGACCCGCACTGTCACCCTCCTCGGCCGCGCCGACGCCTACCGCAGTGCCGCCACGCGCGCCTTCACCCGGCTCACCCAGGAGCTGGTGCGGGCGCGCGGCTACGCCGGGGCCGCCTGA
- a CDS encoding glycoside hydrolase family 15 protein, producing the protein MTQTPFPADSSGGPRYLPIAEHGLIGDLRSVALVGSNGTIDWYCSPSFDSPSVFAAILDAERGGCFELAAAVPARTKQFYFPDTNVLITRFFTEEGVGEVQDFMPVDVQEGRPCESVRHRLIRRVVCVRGRVPFRALIAPRFDYGAAPHTVRDLDGVLLFESPEQALALTATVAVECDGRDARADFKLGEGETAVFALDQAGATIAPRGCAHAEAEHEFNATVVYWRRWLAQSRYRGRWREMVHRSALTLKLLTYAPTGAIVAAPTTSLPEQLGGERNWDYRYVWVRDAAFAVYALLRLGFSGEAEAFMRFLTTHISPGDGAASGPLQIMYGIDGRAELPERELPHLEGHQGSAPVRIGNAAADQLQLDIYGALIDSVYLFDKWAQPISSDQWDDVCQLVEWVCEHWDQPDEGVWETRGGRKNFLYSRLMCWVAVERAIRLANRRGLPAELPRWRATRDTIYRRIMDRGWSARRQAFVQHEDGDVLDASVLMMPLAKFIAPTDPKWLSTLDALTAELVSDSLVYRYDPLVSPDGLRGDEGTFSICSFWFVEALVRAGRLDEARLAFEKMLTYANHLGLYAEEIGRTGEQQGNFPQAFTHLSLISAAFNLDRALG; encoded by the coding sequence ATGACCCAGACGCCGTTCCCCGCGGACAGTTCCGGGGGCCCCCGCTATCTGCCGATCGCCGAGCACGGTCTGATCGGCGACCTGCGCAGTGTGGCCCTGGTCGGCAGCAACGGCACGATCGACTGGTACTGCTCGCCGTCCTTCGACTCGCCCAGCGTCTTCGCGGCCATCCTGGACGCGGAGCGGGGCGGCTGCTTCGAGCTGGCCGCGGCCGTCCCGGCCCGCACCAAGCAGTTCTACTTCCCCGACACCAACGTGCTGATCACCCGGTTCTTCACCGAGGAGGGCGTCGGCGAGGTGCAGGACTTCATGCCGGTCGACGTGCAGGAGGGGCGGCCCTGCGAGTCGGTGCGGCACCGGCTGATCCGGCGCGTGGTGTGCGTGCGCGGCCGGGTGCCCTTCCGCGCGCTCATCGCGCCCCGCTTCGACTACGGCGCCGCCCCGCACACCGTCCGCGATCTCGACGGAGTCCTGCTGTTCGAATCCCCCGAGCAGGCGCTCGCGCTCACCGCGACCGTGGCGGTGGAGTGCGACGGCCGCGACGCGCGCGCCGACTTCAAGCTCGGCGAGGGCGAGACCGCGGTGTTCGCCCTGGACCAGGCCGGCGCGACGATCGCCCCGCGCGGCTGCGCCCACGCGGAGGCCGAGCACGAGTTCAACGCGACCGTCGTCTACTGGCGGCGCTGGCTGGCCCAGTCCCGCTACCGGGGCCGCTGGCGCGAGATGGTGCACCGCTCCGCGCTCACCCTGAAGCTGCTCACGTACGCCCCCACCGGTGCCATCGTCGCCGCTCCCACCACCAGCCTGCCCGAGCAGCTCGGCGGCGAGCGCAACTGGGACTACCGCTATGTGTGGGTGCGCGACGCGGCCTTCGCCGTCTACGCACTGCTGCGGCTCGGCTTCAGCGGTGAGGCCGAGGCCTTCATGCGGTTCCTGACCACCCACATCAGCCCCGGCGACGGCGCCGCCTCCGGCCCGTTGCAGATCATGTACGGCATCGACGGCCGCGCCGAGCTGCCCGAGCGGGAACTGCCCCATCTGGAGGGCCACCAGGGCTCGGCCCCGGTCCGGATCGGCAACGCCGCCGCCGACCAGCTCCAGCTCGACATCTACGGCGCCCTGATCGACTCCGTCTACCTCTTCGACAAGTGGGCCCAGCCCATCTCCAGCGATCAGTGGGACGACGTGTGCCAGCTGGTCGAGTGGGTCTGCGAGCACTGGGACCAGCCCGACGAGGGCGTCTGGGAGACCCGCGGCGGGCGCAAGAACTTCCTGTACTCGCGACTGATGTGCTGGGTGGCCGTCGAGCGCGCCATCCGGCTCGCCAACCGGCGCGGCCTGCCCGCCGAGCTGCCCCGCTGGCGGGCTACCCGGGACACCATCTACCGGCGGATCATGGACCGCGGCTGGTCGGCGCGCCGGCAGGCCTTCGTGCAGCACGAGGACGGCGACGTCCTGGACGCCTCGGTGCTGATGATGCCGCTCGCCAAGTTCATCGCCCCCACCGACCCCAAGTGGCTGTCCACCCTGGACGCGCTCACCGCGGAACTGGTCTCCGACTCGCTGGTCTACCGCTACGACCCCCTGGTCAGCCCGGACGGGCTGCGCGGCGACGAGGGCACCTTCTCCATCTGCTCCTTCTGGTTCGTGGAGGCGCTGGTGCGGGCCGGCCGCCTGGACGAGGCCCGGCTGGCCTTCGAGAAGATGCTCACCTACGCCAATCATCTCGGCCTGTACGCCGAGGAGATCGGCCGTACCGGAGAGCAACAGGGGAACTTCCCGCAGGCGTTCACCCATCTGTCGCTGATCAGTGCCGCCTTCAACCTCGACCGCGCTCTCGGCTGA